The sequence below is a genomic window from Flavobacterium sediminilitoris.
TACCATCAATGTCGTCTTTTGGAGAAGGAACACCTAAAATTTTTGTCAATAGTTTTAATGAGGTAAAATGCTTATAGTCTCCAAATTTCCATAATTCTAATGTGTCTAAATGAGCTACTTCCCAAGGTTTTTTCCCAAAAAGATTTAATTTATCAGGTAAAGCAACACTGTTTATAATCATTCTTCGAGCAATAAATGGAATGTCAAATTCTTTGGCATTATGACCACATATAACATGTTGAGGTTGATTAAAGTGATTATTTAGTAAATTAGAGAAATCTTGTAGTATTTTCTTTTCTTCTCCCCAAAAACTAGTAACTCTAAAATTTCTTATATCGGCTTTATTTGTAAAATAACCGACAGAAATAGTAATAATTTTTCCAAACTCAGCCCAAATTCCTGCTCTTTCATAAAAATCTTCAGCAGTTACTTCATCTTTTCGTTGGTATTGTGTTTTATGTTCCCATAGCTTCTTAGCTTCTTCGTCCAAACCTAAATAATTATCATATTCAGGAACTGTTTCTATATCTAAAAAGAGAATATTATTGAGGTTTATTTTTTCAATCATGAATAATTTCTTTAAATCTAATTTTGATTCTTTCTTTGATTTAACATTTTATAAGCTTCTTGTACATAAGTATACAAATCATTACTATGTGGGTCGGTTTCCGTCTGTAATCCTTTAATGTGACCTAAACGAACAATAATTAGTTTGTCTTCTGGGATAACAATAACAAATTGTCCTAAATGACCACGCATATAATAAAGGTTTTTATCGTTAATTTTATTTAGCCACCAGCCATAACCATATTCAGAACTTTCAGGGAAACGAGGTGTAATGCATTTTTGAACAAAAGTGGAATCTAATAATTGCTTTCCGTTCCAGTTTCCATTGTTTAAATAGAGTTTACCAAAACGAGCAAAATCTCTAGCATTACTAGCAATACAGCAATATGCTTTTTCAATACCATCATTCTCATGGTCTAATTGCCACAAAGCTTCATTTTCAGATCCCATAGGTTGCCAAAAATGTTTTGAAACATAATCAGAAACATATTCCCCAGTTGCTTTTTCAATACACATGGCTAATAGTTGAGTTGATCCGCTTAAATATTTAAATGATTGTCCAGGTTTCTCATTAATTTCTAACCCTAGAATTACTTTTTTTAAATCATCATCAAAATAAGCTCTAGTAACAATTGAAAATGGGCTATAATATTTTTCATCCCAACTTAATCCTGAAGCCATAGAAGATAAGTCACCAACTGTTACTTCTTTTGCGAATTTTCCTTTCAATTCTGGAAAAAAATCAACAACTTTTTGATCTAAATTTTTTATTTTCCCTTCCATGATAGCTTTTCCTAATGCCATTGTAATGACACTTTTTGCCATTGAAAAAGAGTTGGATTTGGAATCTTTAGTATATCCATCAAAATAACTTTCATGAAAAATACTATCGTTTTGTATAATTAAAAAAGAAGCGGTTTTGAGTTCTTTATGCGTTTTTTCTAGTGTTTCTGTAGCAGGTATTGTATTGTAATCTTTAGTAATATTCCATGGTTGGGCAGCTCCTTTTTTTATTTCTCTATTAGGAAAATGAGTATAATCTTCTAAGAATGCAGTTGTGTAACCTCTAAAATAAATTGTTCGTACGGCTCTTAATAAATAATCTACATCGAAAATATACATTAATATGATAATGGAAACTATTATAATAGATAACCATTTGAAGAATTGTTTTAAAAATTTCATAAGACACTTATATGTTTGTGACATAAAAGTAACAAAAAACATTGGTCGTTTAAAATTTTTAGAAAAGACTTTGTTGTTTTATAGGGTTTTCATGATCTAGAAGCCATTTTTTCCGCCATAAACCGCCAGCATAACCAGTGAGAGAACCATCAGATCCAATAACACGATGGCATGGAACAACAATCCAAAGAGGGTTTTTTCCATTTGCTGATGCAACAGCTCTAATTGCTTTTACGTCTCCTAATTGTTTAGATAGTTCTAAATATGAAATGGTTTTACCATGAGGAATATTTAATAATAACTTCCATACTTTTTGTTGAAAATCAGTTCCTTTTGGGTTCAATGTGAAGGTGAAATGAGTGCGATTACCTTCAAAGTATTCATTTAATTGTTTTACTGCTTCTTTAAGTTCAAGAGGGATATTTTTTGTAATTTCTCCTTCTTGTAAAATTGAAATAACTGAAATGCCTTCCTCATCTCCTTTTATTTTTGCAGTTCCTAAAGGTGTATTTATAAAAACGGTTTCCATTTTATAAAGATAAAAAAAACCATCTTAATAAAAAGATGGTTTCTTAAAAGTAAGATATAAAAAAATTGTTGTTTTATTATTTAAACATTACTGATTTTCCTTCTTTAGCGTTTTCAGCAATTACTTTTCCTTTAATGATTAAAACTTTTGGAGCTGCTCCTTCTTCACTAGTAGTTACAGTCACTGTTTTATGAAAATTTCCAGGAGATGCAGCATTGTATGTAGCTGTAACTGTTCCTTTTTCACCTGGCTTAACAGGTGTTTTAGTGTAATTTGTAGCAGTACATCCACAAGAAGGCTTTACATTTGTTACTAAAATAGTTTCATTAGTAGTATTTGTAAATGTAAATTCATATGATACTGGCTTACCTTTTTCAATATCTCCAAATTCATGTGTTTCAGCAGCCCATTTGATTGCAGAAGTTTTTGTTTGTGCAATAGTTGAAGGTGCTTTAGTTACTGCTGATTGAGCAAATGATATTGTTGAGATGAATAATGCAACAATTGATAATTTAATAGTTTTCATATGTTTGAATTTTTATTTTAATAATTTTGTTCTACAAAGTTAAAAAGGAATGCTGATTTTGTTGTTAATCAATCCATAATGATTGTTAACGACATGTTAACAGAAGATGTGGAACAATAATTTCTTGTAATATTATATGATAATTGAAGATGTTGAGAAAGAAACTAATCCATTTTATAAATGAAATTAAGTAGATTTAATATTGTAATATTTATAGGTTTTTTTGCTATTCTAGGAGTGATTATAATGCAGTTTTTTTTACTTAACCAAGCATATTCATTTGAAAAAAAGGAAGTAGAAAGTAAGATACATTATGCTTTGCGTGATGTAGTTGAAAGAATTTATATTGATAATAATTCAGAGTTAATAGTTAGTAATCAAATAAAGAAAATAGCACATAATTATTATGTTGTAAATGTAAATGATGTGTTTGAAAATAATATTTTAGAATTTTATTTAAAAAAAGAATTCAATAGAGTAAATCTAGATTTAGATTTTGAATATGCAATATATGATTGTGGATCAAATAATATGGTGTATGGTAATTATATTGATGCAGATGGAGATACAAGTAAAAAATGTGAAGATTGTTTTACTAAAAATCATGATTTAATATATTATTTTGCAATTCGGTTTCCTACATTAAAGCAAAATTATTTCAGTAGTTTAAAACAATATTGGATATATACGGTAGTTTTGTTTATTGTACTTATAATATATGTTTATTCGGTCTTATTAATGTTAAAGCAAAAAAGATATACTGTTTTGCAAAATGATTTTATCAATAATATGACACATGAGTTTAAAACACCATTAGCTTCCATTTTAATTGCATCAAATTATGCTAATTCTCAAGATGAAATTAAAAAAAGTCCAAAACTCTCAAAATATATAGAAATAATAATCAATCAGAGTAAAAAATTAAATCAGCATATTGAGCAAATTTTATCATTAGCAAAAACGGATAGTCATAATATTCAATTAAATAAGACTAAAGTTGAGTTAAGCAACATTGTGAAATTAATAAAAGAAAACATTCTTTTAAAGTATTCAAGAGAAATTACTTTTACATTGTTGTTCCCGAAAAAATATACAGTTTTGGCAGATGAATTTCATTTTTATAATATTTTATATAATATTGTGGATAACGCTATAAAATATACTAAAGGAAATCCAGATGTAACTATGATGATTAATGATAATGTAAAATATGTTACTTTATCTATTTCAGATAATGGAGATGGTGTATCTGAAAAAGACTTGCCATTTATTTTTGATAAATTTTATAGAGTAGAAAGAAAAGATAGCAAAGAAATAGAAGGCTTTGGGATAGGATTAGCTTATGTGAAGAAAATTTGCCAATTACACAATTGGAAAATAAGTGCAAGTTCTACAGAAACAGGTTTAACCATTTCAATACAAATACCTAAAACGGATATCTATGAATAAGAAACGTATTTTATATGTTGAGGATGATGAAACATTGGCTTTTTTAACATCAGATAATTTAGAACAATATTTTGACGTGGTTCATTGTAATAATGGAGCTATAGCTTTTGAATTATTTTGTAAAGAAAGTTTTGATTTATGTGTTTTAGATATTATGCTTCCAGATATGGATGGTTTTGAAATTGCCACAGAAATTAGAAAAAGAGACGAGGAGATTCCTATTATTTTTCTTTCTGCAAAGACAATGAAAGAAGATAAACTTAAAGGATTAAGATTAGGCGCTGATGATTATTTGGTTAAGCCATATTCAATTGAAGAGCTTATACTTAAAATTGAAATTTTTCTTCATAGAAGTCAAAAAACAATAGAAAAAAACAATAAAAGCTATACAATAGGTTCTTATGTGTTTGAATTTGAAAATTATTTATTAAGAAATGATAAAGAAGAACTAACACTAACAGAAAGAGAATCTGCACTTTTGAAACTTTTTTTAGATAATGTTAATACCGTTTTAAAAAGAGAAAAAATTCTGACTTCATTATGGGGAAATGATGATTATTTTTCAGGAAGAAGCTTAGATGTATTTATTTCTAGATTGCGAAAAATTTTAAAAGAGGAAGAGAAAGTGAAAATTGAAAATATACCTAGAATTGGCTTTAAAATGGTTATTGATTAATCGGCAAAGCTAAGCATGTAAGCTTCTAAAGCTTTTAGCTCTTCTTCCGACATTTTTTTGGTAATAGAGAAATTTGTCTTCATTACTTCATATTGATTTTTGTCTACAATAGGTTCGCTCTCTTCTTTTAGGAAAGCAATAATGTTGCCATTTGATTTTTTATAAATTGTAGCAATCTCTTTAATGCTAGGGCCAATAACTTTTGAAGTAGGTTTATGACAAGCAATACAAGTGCCTTTTCCTTCAAAAAGGTCTTTCCCTTTTAAAGTTAAATCAGTATCTACTATTTGAGTGTTTTTTTCTGTAGAATTTGTCTCAGCTTTATTTCCACAATTATAAAGAGTGATTGTGAAAAATATAAATATAAAAAACTTCATTTGTTTCATAGTAAATTCTTTTAAGAAAGATTGTCAAAGATAAAAAGGAAAGACGATATATTTCTTCAAAATTTCAAACTGTTTTATGTTTTTTCAATTGTTAATAAAATTTGTTAATAATTTTTTGAGAAGTCTATTGATTGCTTAACTTTGTGTTTATGATGTTAGACAAATATATATCGGATTTATTATATCGTTATCAGTGTGTTACTATTCCTGGTTTTGGTGCTTTTGTTACTGAAAATCAGTCGGCACAGATAAGTGGAAGCGCATGTACCTTTATTCCGCCTAGAAAAAATGTATTTTTTAATGTAAATATTAAAAATAATGATGGGTTATTAGCAAATCATATTTCATTACAAGAAAAAATCACTTATGAAGAAGCTTTAGAAAAAATTAATTTTGAAGTGAGTCTTTGGATGTCGTCTTTGCAAAATAAAGATAGAGTTGTTTTAACAAACATTGGTGAAATATACACAAATAGTGAAGCTAATTTTGTTTTTGAACCATCAAATTCAATAAATTACTTAGTGTCTTCTTTCGGATTAAATAGTTTTGTTATTCCAGAGATGAAACGAGAAATTTTAAAAGAACAAGTTGAGGCTATAGAAGTTAAAGCTCCTATTGTATTTACACCAGAAAAGAAGAAAAATTATTCGTTTTTGAAATATGCTGCGGTTATAACTTTGTTTTTTGGAGCAGGAATTACAGCGTATAAAATTCAATATGATCAACAAGTAAAAATAGATACACTTTTGGTACAAAAAGAAGTACAAGAAAAAGTGCATGATAAAATTCAGGAAGCAACTTTTTTTATAGATAATCCTGTAGCTACAGTTGAATTGGCAGTAAAAGAAGAGAAATTATCATATCATTTAATTGCAGGAGCTTTTAGAAGTGAAGAAAATGCTAAAAAAGCATTGAAAATATTAAAAGATCAAGGCTATGACGCTCATTTGCTAAACAAAAATAGTAATGGACTAACGCCTGTTGCTTATGGAAGTTTTAAAACTGCTGAAGAAGCTGAAGCTGAAAAAAGTAAACTATATAAGGAAGATAATGCCGATGCATGGCTTTTAATAGAATAAAAAAATCCCTTTTTGGGATTTTTTTGTATTGAATTATTATGAGCTTACTATCTTTGCAAAAAAAACAATGCAAACAAAATATCCTTCAGAATCAGTTACTACATTAACTGATTTAGTTTTACCAGGAGAAACGAATCCTTTAAACAATCTTTTTGGTGGGGAATTATTAGCCAGAATGGATAGAGCAGCAAGTATTACCGCTAGAAGACATTCTAGAAGGATTTGTGTAACTGCTTCAGTAAATCACGTGGCTTTTAATAGAGCAATTCCTCTAGGAAGTGTTGTGACAGTTGAATCTAAGGTTTCTAGAACATTTAATACATCAATGGAGATTTTTATAGATGTATGGATTGAAGATAGGGAATCTGGAGTTAAAAATAAGGCAAATGAAGCTATTTATACATTTGTAGCAGTAGATGAAACAGGAAGACCAGTGCAAGTAGCGCCAATTGAGCCTCAAACAGAACTAGAAAAAGAAAGATTTGAAGCTGCTTTAAGAAGAAAACAATTAAGTTTAGTTTTAGCAGGAAAAATGATGCCTAGCGAAGCTACAGAGCTAAAAGCATTATTCTCATAAATTTTAAAAAAATCCGATTAAAACTTTAATCGGATTTTTTTAATTACTTTTTTAAGCTGAAAAAAACATTTCTAATTCTTTTAGTGTTTCTGTAGTAGGAATTAAATCTTTCACAACATCACCTTTTTCTAGGACTACAATTCTATCTGAAACTTCAACAGTGTGTTGTAGATCATGACTAGATACTAAAACAGTAGTGTTCTTATCTTCTGCTAAAGATTTAATTATTTTTTTTAATCTAATTTGAGTTGTAGGATCAAGATTTGCAAAAGGCTCATCAAGAATAACAACTTCAGGATTGCCAATTAAAGCACCTACAATACCTGCTTTTTTAGCATTACCTTTTGATAGATCACGTAAATATTTTTTGTTGTTTAAAATTTCTCCGTTAAAGAAATCTTCGTAATTTTTAAGGAAACTATCTACATCAGCTTTGTTCCAACCTCTTAATTCTCCTATGAAATAAAAATATTCTTCAGGAGTAAGATAGCCTATTAAGAAAGTTTCATCAATAAAAGAACTAGTAAAAACTTTCCATGATTCACTAGTGTTTATTTGAATATCATTAGATGTTATTTTTCCATCTGTAGGTTGAATTAAATCTAAAAGTAAGCTAAAAAAAGTAGTTTTTCCAGCACCATTATTACCTACTAAACCAAAGCTTTGACCTTTTGGAATTTCAAGATTTTGTATATTTAAAACGGTAGTTCCGTTGTATGTTTTTTTGAGGTTTGAAACTTGTATCATTATATAATATGTTTTAAAGTTTTTAGCGTATAAAATTAAAAAGGTTACTTTTTTTGCTTGTATGCTTCAATAGTAGCATATTTCTCTTTTTTGTAAATAGATTCAATAAGTTCAAATACTTTATTTTTAAAGGTAAAACCTAAAATACCAGTAATTGCTACAAATAAGTAGCCATATTGCCATCCTAATGTATAATGACCTATTGCATATACAATCATTGGTAAAGCTAATTTTGGTAATGAGATTAATAGTGTTTTTATATTGAACGATTTTTTATCTCCAAAAGCATTTTTATTTGAAGTTAAATCGATAGGTGTTTTTATATAAGCACCACCTAATAAAACTAAATGCGAACTTACTCCAATATTGAAAATTGCACCTACAACAATAGCTAAATAAACTTCCCAGCCAAAATATAAATAAAAGGAAGCTAACAATGTTGAAATGACTGTTGCAATAACCATTAGCCACCATTTTGATGATAAATAATCTCTATAAGTTATGTTTTGTGTCATCATTAAAGGATAATAAGAACTATCCCAACTTGGAACAAACTGTCCAAAGTTTAATAAAAAACCACCAGAAACAAATATTCCCGCAAAAATTTTCCAAACAGGAGCATCATAAGCTTCTATTGATTTTGTAAAAAAGAGTAGCCCATAAAATAGAAACATAACACTCATTAACAAAGTAGATTTTGCTCTTTTGTTTCTTTTTAAAAGACGAATGTCATTCTTCAAAAATGTAGCTAAACTTCCTAATTGGTCTAGCCAAGTGAAATTTTCAGTAGTTGCATCATCTTGCTTTACAGATAATCCAGCATCTAAATAAAGGTTGGATTTGAAAAATTTAAAAGTAAAGTAGTATAATGTACTAAGAATAAATAAAGGAATCAAAATGGTATAAGGATAATTGTAGAAGTTTTCAAAAAACAGATTTGTGTATTGAGTAATATCAAAAACAGCATAGTATTGAAGGATTCCTAAAACTCCGAAAATAGCAGCTACAATATAAAAGACAATATCTTTTTTGTCTATCAATATAGCAATAAAGTTATTGCAGTATATTAAAAGTAATATGCTTAAGCCCCAAAACAAACTGTTTAAAGGA
It includes:
- a CDS encoding 3'-5' exonuclease, with translation MIEKINLNNILFLDIETVPEYDNYLGLDEEAKKLWEHKTQYQRKDEVTAEDFYERAGIWAEFGKIITISVGYFTNKADIRNFRVTSFWGEEKKILQDFSNLLNNHFNQPQHVICGHNAKEFDIPFIARRMIINSVALPDKLNLFGKKPWEVAHLDTLELWKFGDYKHFTSLKLLTKILGVPSPKDDIDGSEVAYVFYVEKDIDRIITYCEKDVIAVAQIFLRFRREELLIDEEIIHV
- a CDS encoding serine hydrolase domain-containing protein, whose translation is MKFLKQFFKWLSIIIVSIIILMYIFDVDYLLRAVRTIYFRGYTTAFLEDYTHFPNREIKKGAAQPWNITKDYNTIPATETLEKTHKELKTASFLIIQNDSIFHESYFDGYTKDSKSNSFSMAKSVITMALGKAIMEGKIKNLDQKVVDFFPELKGKFAKEVTVGDLSSMASGLSWDEKYYSPFSIVTRAYFDDDLKKVILGLEINEKPGQSFKYLSGSTQLLAMCIEKATGEYVSDYVSKHFWQPMGSENEALWQLDHENDGIEKAYCCIASNARDFARFGKLYLNNGNWNGKQLLDSTFVQKCITPRFPESSEYGYGWWLNKINDKNLYYMRGHLGQFVIVIPEDKLIIVRLGHIKGLQTETDPHSNDLYTYVQEAYKMLNQRKNQN
- a CDS encoding methylated-DNA--[protein]-cysteine S-methyltransferase, whose protein sequence is METVFINTPLGTAKIKGDEEGISVISILQEGEITKNIPLELKEAVKQLNEYFEGNRTHFTFTLNPKGTDFQQKVWKLLLNIPHGKTISYLELSKQLGDVKAIRAVASANGKNPLWIVVPCHRVIGSDGSLTGYAGGLWRKKWLLDHENPIKQQSLF
- a CDS encoding DUF1573 domain-containing protein, translating into MKTIKLSIVALFISTISFAQSAVTKAPSTIAQTKTSAIKWAAETHEFGDIEKGKPVSYEFTFTNTTNETILVTNVKPSCGCTATNYTKTPVKPGEKGTVTATYNAASPGNFHKTVTVTTSEEGAAPKVLIIKGKVIAENAKEGKSVMFK
- a CDS encoding sensor histidine kinase; the protein is MKLSRFNIVIFIGFFAILGVIIMQFFLLNQAYSFEKKEVESKIHYALRDVVERIYIDNNSELIVSNQIKKIAHNYYVVNVNDVFENNILEFYLKKEFNRVNLDLDFEYAIYDCGSNNMVYGNYIDADGDTSKKCEDCFTKNHDLIYYFAIRFPTLKQNYFSSLKQYWIYTVVLFIVLIIYVYSVLLMLKQKRYTVLQNDFINNMTHEFKTPLASILIASNYANSQDEIKKSPKLSKYIEIIINQSKKLNQHIEQILSLAKTDSHNIQLNKTKVELSNIVKLIKENILLKYSREITFTLLFPKKYTVLADEFHFYNILYNIVDNAIKYTKGNPDVTMMINDNVKYVTLSISDNGDGVSEKDLPFIFDKFYRVERKDSKEIEGFGIGLAYVKKICQLHNWKISASSTETGLTISIQIPKTDIYE
- a CDS encoding response regulator transcription factor — protein: MNKKRILYVEDDETLAFLTSDNLEQYFDVVHCNNGAIAFELFCKESFDLCVLDIMLPDMDGFEIATEIRKRDEEIPIIFLSAKTMKEDKLKGLRLGADDYLVKPYSIEELILKIEIFLHRSQKTIEKNNKSYTIGSYVFEFENYLLRNDKEELTLTERESALLKLFLDNVNTVLKREKILTSLWGNDDYFSGRSLDVFISRLRKILKEEEKVKIENIPRIGFKMVID
- a CDS encoding c-type cytochrome; translated protein: MKQMKFFIFIFFTITLYNCGNKAETNSTEKNTQIVDTDLTLKGKDLFEGKGTCIACHKPTSKVIGPSIKEIATIYKKSNGNIIAFLKEESEPIVDKNQYEVMKTNFSITKKMSEEELKALEAYMLSFAD
- a CDS encoding HU domain-containing protein, translated to MMLDKYISDLLYRYQCVTIPGFGAFVTENQSAQISGSACTFIPPRKNVFFNVNIKNNDGLLANHISLQEKITYEEALEKINFEVSLWMSSLQNKDRVVLTNIGEIYTNSEANFVFEPSNSINYLVSSFGLNSFVIPEMKREILKEQVEAIEVKAPIVFTPEKKKNYSFLKYAAVITLFFGAGITAYKIQYDQQVKIDTLLVQKEVQEKVHDKIQEATFFIDNPVATVELAVKEEKLSYHLIAGAFRSEENAKKALKILKDQGYDAHLLNKNSNGLTPVAYGSFKTAEEAEAEKSKLYKEDNADAWLLIE
- a CDS encoding acyl-CoA thioesterase encodes the protein MQTKYPSESVTTLTDLVLPGETNPLNNLFGGELLARMDRAASITARRHSRRICVTASVNHVAFNRAIPLGSVVTVESKVSRTFNTSMEIFIDVWIEDRESGVKNKANEAIYTFVAVDETGRPVQVAPIEPQTELEKERFEAALRRKQLSLVLAGKMMPSEATELKALFS
- a CDS encoding ABC transporter ATP-binding protein, whose amino-acid sequence is MIQVSNLKKTYNGTTVLNIQNLEIPKGQSFGLVGNNGAGKTTFFSLLLDLIQPTDGKITSNDIQINTSESWKVFTSSFIDETFLIGYLTPEEYFYFIGELRGWNKADVDSFLKNYEDFFNGEILNNKKYLRDLSKGNAKKAGIVGALIGNPEVVILDEPFANLDPTTQIRLKKIIKSLAEDKNTTVLVSSHDLQHTVEVSDRIVVLEKGDVVKDLIPTTETLKELEMFFSA
- a CDS encoding DUF5687 family protein; this translates as MIKQFITLEWKAFFRSSSFSSNLALKILMIFGAIYFIGTFILLGIGSYFLIEKAGLEPFPTINQFIIYYLVFDLFIRFFFQKMPSLTIRPFLNQNIKKNKIVHYTLNKTILSFFNFIHWFFFIPFTIVLIKEGFPPLNSLFWGLSILLLIYCNNFIAILIDKKDIVFYIVAAIFGVLGILQYYAVFDITQYTNLFFENFYNYPYTILIPLFILSTLYYFTFKFFKSNLYLDAGLSVKQDDATTENFTWLDQLGSLATFLKNDIRLLKRNKRAKSTLLMSVMFLFYGLLFFTKSIEAYDAPVWKIFAGIFVSGGFLLNFGQFVPSWDSSYYPLMMTQNITYRDYLSSKWWLMVIATVISTLLASFYLYFGWEVYLAIVVGAIFNIGVSSHLVLLGGAYIKTPIDLTSNKNAFGDKKSFNIKTLLISLPKLALPMIVYAIGHYTLGWQYGYLFVAITGILGFTFKNKVFELIESIYKKEKYATIEAYKQKK